A stretch of the Desulfobacter sp. genome encodes the following:
- the katG gene encoding catalase/peroxidase HPI: MSKEEIKCPVTGASKASIAGRGTSNQDWWPDRLNLKILHLHSSKSNPLGDDFNYKEEFKTLDYEGIKKDLYALMTDSQAWWPADYGHYGGLFIRMAWHSAGTYRMNDGRGGAGSGNQRLAPINSWPDNVNLDKARRLLWPIKKKYGNKISWADLMILAGNCALESMGFKTFGFGGGREDIYEPEDDTYWGTETEWLDDKRYSGDRDLENPLAAVQMGLIYVNPEGPNGEPDAVASAKDVRETFARMAMDDEETVALVAGGHTFGKCHGAGSPTHVGPEPEAADIEEQGLGWTSKFKSGHGDDTISSGIEGAWTPDPVQWDMGYFDMLFGYDWNLVKSPAGAYQWVPVSPNEKDLAPAAHDPSKWVTTIMTTADLSLRMDPVYKKIAQRFHQNPDAFADAFARAWFKLTHRDMGPRSRYLGPEVPKEELVWQDPVPAVDHDLIDAQDTADLKARILASDLSVSQQISTAWASASTFRGSDKRGGANGARIRLAPQRDWEVNQPEQLAGVLKIYEGIQKEFNAAQSNNKKVSLADMIVLGGCAGVEQAAKNAGHKVIVPFTPGRTDASQEQTDAFSFAVMEPKADGFRNYLKTKYAVSEEKMLVDRAQLLTLTAPEMTVLIGGLRVLNANFEQSGHGVFTANPGVLSNDFFVNLLDIGIQWKPTPEDDNLFAGHDRVTGEVKWIGTRVDLIFGSDSQLRAISDVYGCQDAQEKFIKDFIAAWDKVMNLDRYDLEQ, translated from the coding sequence ATGTCAAAAGAAGAAATCAAATGCCCGGTAACCGGCGCATCAAAAGCATCCATCGCAGGCAGAGGCACATCAAATCAAGACTGGTGGCCGGATCGGTTAAATCTTAAAATTCTTCATCTGCATTCTTCCAAGAGTAATCCCCTGGGAGATGATTTTAACTACAAAGAAGAATTTAAAACCCTGGATTATGAGGGGATTAAAAAAGATCTTTATGCGCTGATGACAGATTCTCAAGCCTGGTGGCCTGCCGATTACGGTCACTATGGGGGACTGTTTATCCGCATGGCATGGCATAGTGCCGGTACATACCGAATGAACGACGGCCGCGGGGGTGCCGGATCAGGTAATCAGCGTCTGGCACCGATCAACAGCTGGCCTGACAATGTAAACCTTGACAAGGCAAGGCGGCTGCTTTGGCCGATCAAAAAAAAATACGGCAATAAAATTTCATGGGCAGACCTGATGATTTTGGCTGGCAATTGTGCGCTTGAGTCCATGGGGTTCAAAACATTTGGTTTTGGGGGCGGGCGTGAGGATATCTACGAGCCCGAAGATGACACCTATTGGGGAACTGAAACAGAATGGCTCGATGACAAACGCTATTCCGGAGACCGGGACCTTGAAAACCCCCTTGCAGCTGTTCAGATGGGCCTGATTTACGTAAATCCGGAAGGCCCCAACGGCGAACCCGATGCGGTGGCTTCCGCCAAAGATGTCCGGGAGACCTTTGCAAGGATGGCCATGGATGATGAGGAGACCGTTGCCCTGGTGGCCGGTGGTCACACCTTTGGCAAATGTCATGGTGCGGGCAGTCCAACCCATGTGGGCCCCGAACCTGAAGCTGCTGACATTGAAGAACAGGGACTGGGCTGGACGAGTAAATTTAAAAGCGGCCACGGGGATGACACCATCAGCAGCGGTATAGAAGGTGCCTGGACCCCAGATCCGGTTCAATGGGATATGGGATATTTTGACATGCTGTTCGGCTATGACTGGAACCTGGTAAAAAGTCCGGCAGGGGCCTATCAATGGGTACCGGTCAGCCCGAATGAAAAGGATCTTGCCCCTGCCGCCCATGATCCGTCAAAATGGGTGACCACCATAATGACCACAGCGGATCTTTCTCTTCGAATGGACCCGGTTTATAAAAAAATTGCCCAACGGTTTCACCAAAATCCAGATGCATTTGCTGACGCATTTGCAAGGGCCTGGTTTAAACTGACCCATCGGGATATGGGCCCACGGTCGCGATATCTTGGCCCCGAGGTTCCCAAAGAGGAACTGGTATGGCAGGACCCGGTTCCTGCAGTAGATCACGACTTAATTGATGCTCAGGATACGGCTGATCTTAAGGCTAGGATTCTGGCCTCGGATCTGTCGGTTTCCCAACAGATCTCAACTGCCTGGGCATCGGCGTCCACCTTCAGGGGTTCGGACAAACGCGGCGGGGCGAACGGGGCCCGTATCAGGCTTGCGCCGCAAAGAGACTGGGAGGTAAATCAGCCTGAACAACTTGCCGGTGTTTTAAAGATTTATGAGGGTATTCAAAAGGAATTTAACGCGGCCCAATCCAACAACAAAAAAGTCTCTCTGGCAGACATGATTGTCCTTGGCGGATGCGCTGGGGTTGAGCAGGCTGCCAAAAATGCAGGGCACAAGGTTATTGTTCCGTTTACCCCTGGAAGAACAGATGCCTCCCAGGAGCAGACAGATGCGTTTTCATTTGCCGTGATGGAACCAAAGGCCGACGGATTCCGGAATTACCTTAAAACCAAATATGCAGTATCTGAAGAAAAAATGCTGGTGGATCGTGCCCAGCTGCTGACCCTGACAGCTCCTGAAATGACAGTTCTCATTGGCGGCCTGCGCGTTTTAAATGCTAATTTTGAGCAGTCCGGGCATGGGGTTTTTACAGCCAACCCTGGCGTATTGTCCAATGATTTTTTTGTCAATCTTCTGGATATAGGTATTCAATGGAAACCCACACCCGAAGACGACAATCTATTTGCCGGCCATGACCGTGTAACAGGAGAGGTTAAATGGATTGGTACCCGGGTGGACCTTATTTTTGGCTCAGACTCTCAACTGAGGGCCATTTCAGATGTCTATGGATGCCAAGATGCCCAGGAAAAATTTATTAAAGATTTTATTGCCGCATGGGACAAGGTTATGAATCTTGACCGTTACGATCTTGAGCAATAA
- the pgsA gene encoding CDP-diacylglycerol--glycerol-3-phosphate 3-phosphatidyltransferase, whose amino-acid sequence MIRPEKLKALVLTPNFITISRIAAVPVIVVLLMYENRITTFISAVLFSLASITDYLDGYLARTRGLVTSLGKILDPLADKILVSSSLIMLTQLGFIPGWITCVIIGRELSVTGLRCVLIEKSQDVQASWLGKYKTGFQIAAIIPLLVHYPYFGVNFNAIGELFLYGALIFTLWSGLDYFFKAKKFLI is encoded by the coding sequence ATGATCAGGCCGGAAAAGCTAAAAGCCCTGGTGTTGACCCCTAATTTTATCACCATTTCAAGGATTGCTGCGGTTCCTGTGATCGTGGTCCTTTTGATGTATGAAAACAGGATCACCACCTTTATATCCGCCGTATTGTTTTCTCTGGCCTCAATTACCGATTATCTGGACGGTTATCTGGCACGGACCCGGGGGCTTGTCACCAGCCTTGGAAAAATTTTAGACCCGCTGGCAGACAAGATTCTGGTTTCATCCTCTCTGATCATGCTCACCCAGCTTGGGTTTATCCCGGGATGGATCACCTGTGTGATCATCGGCAGGGAGTTGAGTGTCACAGGCTTAAGATGTGTGCTCATTGAAAAATCCCAGGATGTTCAGGCCTCATGGCTGGGTAAATACAAAACCGGATTTCAAATTGCGGCCATCATCCCCTTGCTTGTCCACTATCCCTATTTTGGCGTCAATTTTAATGCCATTGGAGAATTGTTCTTATATGGTGCCTTGATATTCACGCTTTGGTCCGGCCTTGATTATTTTTTCAAGGCCAAAAAGTTTCTGATTTAG